Proteins encoded by one window of Salvia splendens isolate huo1 chromosome 5, SspV2, whole genome shotgun sequence:
- the LOC121801871 gene encoding chlorophyll a-b binding protein, chloroplastic isoform X2 — translation MASACASSAIAAVAFSSPSSQKNGSIVGATKASFFGGRKLRVSKVTSPSGKRSVAVYAAADPDRPLWFPGSTPPEWLDGSLPGDFGFDPLGLASDPESLKWNTQAELVHCRWAMLGAAGIFIPEFLTKIGILNTPSWYTAGEQEYFTDTTTLFVVELILIGWAEGRRWADILKPGSVNTDPIFPNNKLTGTDVGYPGGLWFDPLGWGTGSPEKLKELRTKEIKNGRLAMLAVMGAWFQHIYTGTGPIDNLFAHLADPGHATIFASFSPK, via the exons ATGGCCTCTGCTTGTGCTTCATCAGCCATTGCTGCTGTTGCCTTCTCCTCCCCAAG CTCACAGAAAAATGGATCAATTGTGGGAGCAACAAAGGCCTCTTTCTTTGGAGGAAGGAAGTTGAGAGTGAGCAAGGTTACTTCGCCTTCCGGTAAGCGATCCGTGGCCGTCTACGCGGCAGCTGATCCCGACAGACCGTTGTGGTTCCCCGGGAGCACCCCTCCCGAGTGGCTCGACGGCAGCCTTCCCGGAGACTTCGGCTTCGATCCTCTCGGCCTAG CGTCCGACCCGGAGAGCTTGAAGTGGAACACGCAGGCGGAGCTCGTCCACTGCCGATGGGCGATGCTCGGCGCGGCCGGCATTTTCATCCCCGAGTTCCTCACCAAGATCGGCATCCTCAACACCCCGTCGTGGTACACTGCCGGTGAGCAGGAGTACTTCACCGACACGACCACGCTCTTCGTTGTGGAGCTGATTCTCATCGGCTGGGCCGAGGGGAGGAGATGGGCCGACATCCTCAAGCCGGGATCAGTCAACACTGATCCCATTTTCCCCAACAACAAGCTTACCGGGACCGACGTTGGTTACCCCGGTGGGCTGTGGTTCGACCCTCTCGGGTGGGGCACCGGATCGCCAGAGAAGCTCAAGGAGCTGAGGACGAAGGAAATCAAGAACGGACGGCTGGCAATGCTGGCGGTCATGGGAGCGTGGTTCCAACATATCTACACCGGAACAGGGCCCATCGACAACCTCTTCGCTCACCTTGCGGATCCCGGCCACGCCACCATATTTGCT TCTTTCAGCCCTAAGTAA
- the LOC121801871 gene encoding chlorophyll a-b binding protein, chloroplastic isoform X1 has product MASACASSAIAAVAFSSPSSSQKNGSIVGATKASFFGGRKLRVSKVTSPSGKRSVAVYAAADPDRPLWFPGSTPPEWLDGSLPGDFGFDPLGLASDPESLKWNTQAELVHCRWAMLGAAGIFIPEFLTKIGILNTPSWYTAGEQEYFTDTTTLFVVELILIGWAEGRRWADILKPGSVNTDPIFPNNKLTGTDVGYPGGLWFDPLGWGTGSPEKLKELRTKEIKNGRLAMLAVMGAWFQHIYTGTGPIDNLFAHLADPGHATIFASFSPK; this is encoded by the exons ATGGCCTCTGCTTGTGCTTCATCAGCCATTGCTGCTGTTGCCTTCTCCTCCCCAAG CAGCTCACAGAAAAATGGATCAATTGTGGGAGCAACAAAGGCCTCTTTCTTTGGAGGAAGGAAGTTGAGAGTGAGCAAGGTTACTTCGCCTTCCGGTAAGCGATCCGTGGCCGTCTACGCGGCAGCTGATCCCGACAGACCGTTGTGGTTCCCCGGGAGCACCCCTCCCGAGTGGCTCGACGGCAGCCTTCCCGGAGACTTCGGCTTCGATCCTCTCGGCCTAG CGTCCGACCCGGAGAGCTTGAAGTGGAACACGCAGGCGGAGCTCGTCCACTGCCGATGGGCGATGCTCGGCGCGGCCGGCATTTTCATCCCCGAGTTCCTCACCAAGATCGGCATCCTCAACACCCCGTCGTGGTACACTGCCGGTGAGCAGGAGTACTTCACCGACACGACCACGCTCTTCGTTGTGGAGCTGATTCTCATCGGCTGGGCCGAGGGGAGGAGATGGGCCGACATCCTCAAGCCGGGATCAGTCAACACTGATCCCATTTTCCCCAACAACAAGCTTACCGGGACCGACGTTGGTTACCCCGGTGGGCTGTGGTTCGACCCTCTCGGGTGGGGCACCGGATCGCCAGAGAAGCTCAAGGAGCTGAGGACGAAGGAAATCAAGAACGGACGGCTGGCAATGCTGGCGGTCATGGGAGCGTGGTTCCAACATATCTACACCGGAACAGGGCCCATCGACAACCTCTTCGCTCACCTTGCGGATCCCGGCCACGCCACCATATTTGCT TCTTTCAGCCCTAAGTAA
- the LOC121801872 gene encoding uncharacterized protein LOC121801872, producing MGPIVLATGLSVLAGAVLVKQAMDQSPMMGPRCPSCNGTGRVTCMCTRWSDSDYGCRTCAGSGRMGCSSCGGSGTGRPIPVQIAVRPRPPS from the coding sequence ATGGGCCCGATCGTCCTCGCCACCGGCCTCAGCGTCTTGGCCGGCGCGGTTCTTGTGAAACAGGCGATGGATCAGAGCCCTATGATGGGCCCCAGGTGCCCCAGCTGCAACGGCACGGGCCGGGTCACCTGCATGTGCACGCGCTGGAGCGACAGCGATTACGGATGCCGGACCTGCGCCGGGTCGGGCCGGATGGGCTGCAGCAGCTGTGGTGGGTCTGGAACGGGCCGCCCGATTCCGGTTCAGATAGCGGTTCGCCCTCGCCCGCCTTCTTGA
- the LOC121801884 gene encoding alpha-ketoglutarate-dependent dioxygenase alkB-like isoform X2 gives MYRSEVTTEESERTAFRKAEKKYKIYYDNTKNRPGIPGALSIEEQRQWIRESLASFPQPPNRTNHNAIYGPIEDLFVSAKERRVLVEVERLPDDVCSEVNALQSDVCAPWYKFVEEHGELRSKDACKSVSASVLLRKLRWSTLGLQFDWSKRSYNISLPHKKIPDALCQLAKRMAAPAMPRGEEFLPEAAIVNYFGSGDMLGGHLDDMEKDWSKPIVSMSLGCKAIFLLGGKSREDTPIAMFLRSGDAVLMAGEARECFHGVPRIFTDAENADISHLETQFTQEDGHAYLDYIRTSRININIRQVF, from the exons ATGTACCGATCAGAGGTTACCACCGAAGAATCAGAGCGGACAGCTTTCCGGAAAGCTGAAAAGAAATACAAAATCTATTACGATAACACCAAAAA CCGCCCAGGTATTCCTGGTGCCTTGAGTATTGAAGAGCAGCGGCAATGGATAAGGGAGAGTTTGGCCAGCTTTCCTCAACCGCCAAATCGAACAAACCACAATGCAATTTATGGCCCTATAGAGGATTTGTTTGTTTCTGCTAAAGAGCGGAGGGTATTGGTGGAAGTAGAAAGACTTCCGGATGATGTTTGTTCTGAGGTTAATGCCTTGCAGAGTGATGTGTGTGCTCCCTGGTACAAGTTTGTCGAGGAACATGGTGAATTGCGTAGTAAAGATGCGTGCAAATCAGTGTCTGCTTCTGTTTTGCTGCGTAAGTTAAGATGGAGTACTCTTGGCTTGCAATTTGACTGGTCCAAG CGGAGCTATAACATTTCTCTACCTCATAAGAAGATTCCCGATGCATTGTGCCAGTTGGCGAAAAGGATGGCAGCTCCTGCCATGCCCCGTGGTGAAGAATTCCTACCCGAAGCTGCTATCGTGAACTATTTTGGTTCAG GCGATATGCTTGGTGGGCACCTTGATGACATGGAAAAAGACTGGAGCAAGCCTATTGTAAGCATGAG CTTGGGTTGCAAAGCTATATTCCTTCTTGGGGGAAAATCAAGGGAAGATACACCAATTGCAATGTTCCTCCGAAGTGGTGATGCCGTTCTTATGGCTGGAGAAGCTAGGGAATGCTTCCATG GTGTTCCTCGTATATTTACCGATGCAGAAAATGCAGACATATCCCATCTTGAAACCCAGTTTACACAAGAAGATGGTCATGCTTATCTGGATTACATTAGGACTTCAAGAATCAACATCAATATCAGACAAGTTTTCTAA
- the LOC121801884 gene encoding alpha-ketoglutarate-dependent dioxygenase alkB-like isoform X1, which produces MYRSEVTTEESERTAFRKAEKKYKIYYDNTKKKKVTRPVDLSEVIDFKSILDDYNCNIELNDGVSVLNRDFDRPIFCLESRPGIPGALSIEEQRQWIRESLASFPQPPNRTNHNAIYGPIEDLFVSAKERRVLVEVERLPDDVCSEVNALQSDVCAPWYKFVEEHGELRSKDACKSVSASVLLRKLRWSTLGLQFDWSKRSYNISLPHKKIPDALCQLAKRMAAPAMPRGEEFLPEAAIVNYFGSGDMLGGHLDDMEKDWSKPIVSMSLGCKAIFLLGGKSREDTPIAMFLRSGDAVLMAGEARECFHGVPRIFTDAENADISHLETQFTQEDGHAYLDYIRTSRININIRQVF; this is translated from the exons ATGTACCGATCAGAGGTTACCACCGAAGAATCAGAGCGGACAGCTTTCCGGAAAGCTGAAAAGAAATACAAAATCTATTACGATAACACCAAAAA GAAAAAGGTAACGAGACCTGTGGATTTATCAGAGGTCATAGATTTCAAGTCAATTTTAGACGACTATAATTGCAACATTGAGCTTAACGATGGAGTTTCGGTACTAAATCGTGATTTTGATCGACCGATTTTCTGCTTGGAAAGCCGCCCAGGTATTCCTGGTGCCTTGAGTATTGAAGAGCAGCGGCAATGGATAAGGGAGAGTTTGGCCAGCTTTCCTCAACCGCCAAATCGAACAAACCACAATGCAATTTATGGCCCTATAGAGGATTTGTTTGTTTCTGCTAAAGAGCGGAGGGTATTGGTGGAAGTAGAAAGACTTCCGGATGATGTTTGTTCTGAGGTTAATGCCTTGCAGAGTGATGTGTGTGCTCCCTGGTACAAGTTTGTCGAGGAACATGGTGAATTGCGTAGTAAAGATGCGTGCAAATCAGTGTCTGCTTCTGTTTTGCTGCGTAAGTTAAGATGGAGTACTCTTGGCTTGCAATTTGACTGGTCCAAG CGGAGCTATAACATTTCTCTACCTCATAAGAAGATTCCCGATGCATTGTGCCAGTTGGCGAAAAGGATGGCAGCTCCTGCCATGCCCCGTGGTGAAGAATTCCTACCCGAAGCTGCTATCGTGAACTATTTTGGTTCAG GCGATATGCTTGGTGGGCACCTTGATGACATGGAAAAAGACTGGAGCAAGCCTATTGTAAGCATGAG CTTGGGTTGCAAAGCTATATTCCTTCTTGGGGGAAAATCAAGGGAAGATACACCAATTGCAATGTTCCTCCGAAGTGGTGATGCCGTTCTTATGGCTGGAGAAGCTAGGGAATGCTTCCATG GTGTTCCTCGTATATTTACCGATGCAGAAAATGCAGACATATCCCATCTTGAAACCCAGTTTACACAAGAAGATGGTCATGCTTATCTGGATTACATTAGGACTTCAAGAATCAACATCAATATCAGACAAGTTTTCTAA
- the LOC121801959 gene encoding uncharacterized protein LOC121801959, whose protein sequence is MACRIALRTVFLTEPRLPLSFIHTNFSSFRPIKKISTSNPSCGCRAAPNSKSYQFSRYCSNKGDSSPSTDDSEQGPPQEAVLKAISEVSKAEGRVGQTTNVVIGGTVADDSTNEWLALDQKVNSYPTVRGFTAIGTGGNDFVQAMVVAVESVLQMPIPEGQVKQKISSGGKYVSVNIGPVQVISSEQVQAVYNAMRQDDRMKYFL, encoded by the exons ATGGCGTGCAGAATTGCTCTCAGAACCGTCTTCTTAACCGAACCACGGCTGCCTCTCTCCTTCATTCACACCAATTTCTCCAGTTTTAGGCCAATTAAGAAAATATCCACATCCAATCCAAGCTGCGGTTGCAGAGCAGCACCAAATTCCAAGAGCTACCAGTTTTCGCGTTATTGCTCGAATAAAGGGGATTCATCTCCATCAACCGATGATTCTGAGCAAGGACCTCCTCAGGAAGCCGTTTTGAAGGCCATCTCAG aaGTTTCAAAGGCAGAAGGAAGGGTGGGGCAAACTACTAATGTGGTAATTGGAGGTACAGTTGCTGATGATTCAACCAATGAATGGCTTGCTCTAGATCAGAAG GTGAACTCTTATCCCACAGTTAGAGGGTTCACGGCAATTGGAACCGGCGGCAATGATTTTGTGCAGGCCATGGTTGTTGCTGTTGAATCAGTACTTCAGATGCCAATCCCGGAG GGTCAAGTGAAGCAGAAGATATCATCTGGTGGCAAATATGTATCAGTAAACATCGGACCCGTGCAAGTTATTTCCAGTGAGCAg GTACAAGCGGTATACAATGCTATGAGACAAGACGACAGAATGAAGTATTTTTTGTAA
- the LOC121803430 gene encoding non-specific lipid transfer protein GPI-anchored 1-like yields MADAYLHRSQPPPPSIYTPNHPTPKQKSQMAKSTSARFAAAVLCWLAVVGITAETIAEKCASEFQKVTPCLSFVTAKAQAPGKECCSSATELKEEDPACLCFFIQQVHNGSNAAIKSLGVQEARLLQLPAACNLANASISECPKLLNLPPNSTEAAIFTNVSATTTTPRTPSTTATPGSNGDWLKPQVAGCVAMAIFLLGLMPF; encoded by the exons ATGGCGGATGCATACCTCCACCGCTCCCAACCACCTCCGCCATCAATATACACTCCCAATCATCCCACACCAAAGCAAAAATCACAAATGGCGAAGAGCACGAGCGCTCGGTTTGCGGCCGCGGTCCTCTGCTGGCTCGCGGTCGTGGGGATCACGGCCGAGACGATCGCGGAGAAGTGCGCGTCAGAGTTCCAGAAGGTGACGCCGTGCCTGTCGTTCGTGACGGCCAAGGCGCAGGCGCCGGGCAAGGAGTGCTGCAGCTCGGCCACCGAGCTGAAGGAGGAGGATCCGGCGTGCCTCTGCTTTTTTATTCAGCAGGTGCACAACGGATCCAATGCCGCTATAAAGAGCCTGGGCGTGCAGGAGGCGCGCCTCCTGCAGCTGCCTGCTGCTTGTAATTTGGCTAACGCTAGCATTTCTGAATGCCCTA AGCTTCTAAACCTGCCTCCAAATTCCACAGAGGCTGCCATCTTCACCAACGTCTCCGCGACCACGACGACACCCAGGACGCCATCAACGACGGCGACACCCGGGAGTAATGGGGATTGGCTTAAACCTCAAGTTGCAGGATGTGTGGCTATGGCAATCTTCCTCTTGGGGTTGATGCCTTTTTAA